A portion of the Micromonospora vinacea genome contains these proteins:
- a CDS encoding MoaD/ThiS family protein, with product MEGTPLTVRYFAGARAAVGRTEEAVPAGRSLDDLTAELTQRHGDRLAAVLRVASFLVNGVTCHDRQAPLPAGATIDVLPPFAGG from the coding sequence GTGGAGGGGACACCGCTGACCGTCCGCTACTTCGCAGGTGCCCGCGCCGCCGTCGGCCGCACCGAGGAGGCCGTCCCCGCCGGGCGGTCACTCGACGACCTCACGGCCGAGCTGACCCAGCGCCACGGCGACCGACTCGCCGCCGTGCTGCGGGTGGCGAGTTTCCTCGTGAACGGCGTCACCTGTCATGATCGTCAGGCACCCCTACCGGCCGGGGCGACGATCGATGTCCTGCCCCCGTTCGCGGGCGGCTGA
- a CDS encoding metallophosphoesterase codes for MMAVLGFVAVLALVTGLIHLYLWKRLVRDTTTPGRWRRIGGIAALVLALLVPVTLAGTQAGLYWLAWPGYLWLALMFYLLVVLVVLEVPMLVARLVLRRRVVAAEPTTAAPEPVLVGAAGPTEPPAAGAVAAPDHDPSRRLLLARGAAIFAGLTATGVTGYGIRTALGPPHLDRVRIPLAKLPRSMDGLRIATVSDIHLGPLRGRAHTERIVAAINRLDADIVAVVGDLVDGSVAELGSAAAPLRDLRSRYGSFFVTGNHEYYSGVEEWVQEVDRLGLRVLQNRRQEIQARGGVLDLAGVNDLTAVGTGLAAGPDFAAALGDRDPSRPVVLLAHQPLAAKEAARYGVDLQLSGHTHGGQMVPFNLAVGLEQPVVSGLGEVDGTKVYVTNGAGFWGPPVRVGAEPQISLVELRSA; via the coding sequence ATGATGGCGGTTCTGGGGTTCGTGGCTGTCCTGGCGCTGGTCACCGGTCTCATCCACCTCTACCTGTGGAAGCGGCTCGTTCGGGACACCACCACGCCGGGCCGCTGGCGACGGATCGGCGGGATCGCCGCTCTGGTGCTGGCCCTGCTCGTTCCGGTCACCCTCGCCGGGACGCAGGCCGGGCTCTACTGGCTCGCCTGGCCGGGCTACCTGTGGCTCGCGCTGATGTTCTACCTGCTTGTCGTACTGGTCGTGCTGGAAGTCCCGATGCTGGTAGCCCGGCTGGTGCTGCGCCGCCGGGTGGTTGCCGCGGAGCCGACCACCGCCGCCCCCGAGCCGGTGCTGGTCGGTGCCGCCGGGCCGACCGAGCCGCCGGCCGCCGGTGCTGTCGCGGCACCGGACCACGACCCGTCCCGTCGGTTGCTGCTGGCCCGTGGGGCGGCCATCTTCGCCGGCCTCACCGCCACCGGCGTCACCGGGTACGGCATCCGCACGGCGCTCGGCCCGCCCCACCTCGACCGGGTACGGATTCCGCTCGCCAAGCTCCCCCGCAGCATGGACGGCCTGCGCATCGCCACCGTCTCCGACATCCACCTCGGCCCGCTGCGCGGCCGGGCGCACACCGAGCGGATCGTCGCCGCGATCAACCGGCTCGACGCGGACATCGTCGCTGTCGTCGGTGACCTGGTCGACGGGTCCGTGGCCGAACTCGGCTCGGCCGCCGCGCCCCTGCGCGACCTGCGCTCCCGCTACGGCAGCTTCTTCGTCACCGGCAACCACGAGTACTACTCCGGCGTGGAGGAGTGGGTCCAGGAGGTCGACCGGCTCGGTCTGCGGGTGCTGCAGAACCGGCGGCAGGAGATCCAGGCCCGGGGCGGTGTGCTCGACCTGGCCGGGGTGAACGACCTCACCGCGGTGGGCACCGGCCTCGCCGCCGGGCCGGACTTCGCCGCCGCCCTCGGTGACCGCGACCCGAGCCGCCCCGTGGTCCTGCTCGCGCACCAGCCGCTGGCGGCCAAGGAGGCGGCCCGCTACGGCGTCGACCTGCAACTGTCCGGGCACACCCACGGCGGGCAGATGGTGCCGTTCAACCTGGCCGTCGGGCTGGAGCAGCCGGTGGTCAGCGGGCTCGGCGAGGTCGACGGCACCAAGGTCTACGTGACAAACGGCGCCGGTTTCTGGGGGCCTCCGGTCCGGGTCGGGGCGGAGCCGCAGATCAGTCTGGTCGAGCTGCGCTCGGCATAG
- a CDS encoding UvrD-helicase domain-containing protein — protein sequence MPPFSAVPPGGLPPFVADLHIHSKYSRACSRDLTLPNLAWWARRKGIGLLGTGDFTHPAWYDHLRETLRPAEPGLYRLDPEAERDIARRLPPRLAGTAEADPVRFMLSVEISTIYKRDDRTRKVHHLIYLPDLDAVARFNTALGRIGNLGSDGRPILGLDSRDLLEITLEASPDGYLVPAHIWTPWFSALGSKSGFDAIADCYADLAEHIFAVETGLSSDPAMNWRVGSLDGYQLVSNSDAHSPPALGREATVLTTERNYFAVREALRTGDGLAGTIEFFPEEGKYHADGHRLCGINWSPERTRAAGGRCPECGKPLTVGVLSRIEELADRPDGHRPAHARDVTHLVPLAEILGEINKVGARSKKVEGRFNELLAALGPELEILTTTPLSDIAQAGGELLAEGIGRLRRGDVRRVPGYDGEYGVITLFDRAELGAQETLFDVPVPAQRRPAESAPRVAAKRPAAKAEPKRKPTPAPAPPIASPPSPHEPFEPMLSGMEEVGTGLLDRLDAMQRVAASAPGGPLLIVAGPGTGKTRTLTHRIAYLCAELNVFPEHCLAITFTRRAAEELRHRLDGLLGPVAEDVTVGTFHALGLTILRENADAAGLPVDFRIADDAERAAARAEAGDDSAAYTSLLRKQDLVDLDELVTLPVELLRADRKLVERYRDRWRWIFVDEYQDVDEVQYELLRLLSPADGNLCAIGDPDQAIYSFRGADVGYFLRFSEDFTDARLVRLNRNYRSSAPILAAAVQAIAPSSLVRGRRLDPARLDPEAPLVGRYPAASVAEEADFVVRTVDDLVGGLSHRSLDSGRIDGRSTSLSFSDIAVLYRTDAQAAPIVDALTRANIPVQKRSHDRLRDRPGVAAIARELRHADGLAGSLAARVRLAGQVVAERFAVPTLDGAGGTVRPEDVRSAVDLLTPLARRCGDDLETFLSQLATGAEVDALDPRAEAVTLLTLHAAKGLEFPVVFLVGVEDGLLPLRWPGSAPDEDAVAEERRLFFVGLTRAQDRLYVSHAARRTRHGTERDCAPSPFLGTIDPGLFERFGEAEPRRPKDRQLRLI from the coding sequence GTGCCCCCGTTCAGCGCCGTACCCCCCGGTGGCCTACCGCCATTCGTCGCGGACCTGCACATCCACTCGAAGTACTCGCGCGCGTGCAGCCGTGACCTCACCCTGCCGAACCTCGCGTGGTGGGCTCGGCGTAAGGGCATCGGCCTGCTCGGCACCGGCGACTTCACCCACCCCGCCTGGTACGACCACCTGCGGGAGACGCTGCGCCCGGCCGAGCCAGGGCTCTACCGGCTCGACCCGGAGGCGGAACGGGACATCGCCCGGCGGCTGCCACCCCGGCTCGCCGGGACGGCGGAGGCGGACCCGGTCCGCTTCATGCTGAGCGTGGAGATCTCCACCATCTACAAGCGGGACGACCGGACCCGCAAGGTGCACCACCTGATCTACCTACCGGACCTGGACGCGGTGGCCCGGTTCAACACCGCGCTCGGCCGGATCGGCAACCTCGGATCTGACGGCCGACCGATCCTCGGACTGGACTCCCGCGACCTGCTGGAGATCACCCTGGAGGCCAGCCCGGACGGCTACCTGGTGCCCGCGCACATCTGGACGCCCTGGTTCTCCGCGCTGGGCTCGAAGTCCGGCTTCGACGCGATCGCGGACTGCTACGCCGACCTGGCCGAGCACATCTTCGCCGTGGAGACCGGGCTCTCCTCCGACCCCGCGATGAACTGGCGGGTCGGCAGCCTGGACGGCTACCAACTGGTGTCCAACTCGGACGCGCACTCGCCGCCGGCGCTCGGTCGGGAGGCGACAGTGCTGACCACCGAACGGAACTACTTCGCCGTTCGGGAGGCGCTGCGTACCGGTGACGGCCTTGCCGGGACGATCGAGTTCTTCCCGGAGGAGGGCAAGTACCACGCGGACGGGCACCGGCTGTGTGGGATCAACTGGTCTCCGGAGCGCACCCGGGCCGCCGGCGGGCGCTGCCCCGAGTGCGGCAAACCCCTCACCGTGGGTGTCCTCAGCCGGATCGAGGAGCTGGCGGACCGCCCGGACGGGCACCGGCCGGCGCACGCGCGGGACGTCACCCACCTGGTGCCGCTCGCCGAGATCCTCGGCGAGATCAACAAGGTGGGTGCCCGGTCGAAGAAGGTCGAGGGGCGGTTCAACGAGCTGCTGGCCGCACTCGGCCCGGAGCTGGAGATCCTGACCACCACGCCGCTGAGCGACATCGCGCAGGCCGGTGGTGAGCTGCTCGCCGAGGGCATCGGGCGGCTGCGGCGCGGCGACGTGCGCCGGGTGCCCGGTTACGACGGCGAGTACGGCGTGATCACGCTCTTCGACAGGGCCGAGCTGGGCGCGCAGGAGACACTGTTCGACGTACCGGTGCCGGCGCAGCGACGGCCTGCGGAGTCGGCTCCCCGGGTCGCGGCCAAGCGCCCGGCGGCGAAGGCGGAGCCGAAGCGGAAGCCGACCCCGGCACCCGCGCCGCCGATCGCGTCGCCGCCGTCTCCGCACGAGCCGTTCGAGCCGATGCTCTCCGGCATGGAGGAGGTCGGCACCGGCCTGCTGGACCGACTGGACGCCATGCAGCGGGTGGCCGCCTCCGCACCCGGCGGCCCGCTGCTCATCGTGGCCGGCCCGGGCACCGGTAAGACCAGGACGCTCACCCACCGGATCGCGTACCTCTGCGCGGAGCTGAACGTCTTTCCCGAGCACTGCCTGGCGATCACGTTCACCCGCCGGGCCGCCGAGGAGCTGCGGCACCGCCTCGACGGCCTGCTCGGCCCGGTCGCCGAGGACGTCACAGTGGGTACGTTCCACGCGCTGGGGTTGACCATCCTGCGGGAGAACGCCGACGCGGCAGGCCTTCCGGTCGACTTCCGGATCGCCGACGACGCCGAGCGGGCGGCAGCCCGCGCCGAGGCCGGCGACGACAGCGCCGCCTACACCTCGCTGCTCCGCAAGCAGGATCTGGTCGACCTGGACGAACTGGTGACCCTGCCGGTGGAGCTGCTGCGGGCCGACCGGAAGTTGGTCGAGCGGTACCGGGACCGCTGGCGGTGGATCTTCGTCGACGAGTATCAGGACGTCGACGAGGTGCAGTACGAGCTGCTGCGGCTGCTCAGCCCGGCCGACGGCAACCTCTGCGCGATCGGCGACCCGGACCAGGCGATCTACTCGTTCCGGGGTGCCGACGTCGGCTACTTCCTGCGTTTCTCCGAGGACTTCACCGACGCCCGGCTGGTCCGACTCAACCGCAACTACCGCTCGTCGGCCCCGATCCTGGCCGCCGCCGTGCAGGCCATCGCGCCGTCCTCGCTGGTCCGGGGCCGACGACTGGACCCGGCCCGGCTCGACCCGGAGGCCCCGCTGGTCGGGCGCTACCCGGCGGCGTCGGTGGCCGAGGAGGCCGACTTCGTGGTGCGTACCGTCGACGACCTGGTCGGTGGGCTGTCGCACCGCTCGCTGGACTCGGGTCGCATCGACGGCCGGTCCACCTCGCTGTCGTTCTCCGACATCGCCGTGCTGTACCGCACCGACGCGCAGGCCGCCCCGATCGTGGACGCCCTGACCCGGGCGAACATCCCCGTTCAGAAGCGTTCCCACGACCGGCTGCGGGATCGGCCCGGGGTGGCTGCCATCGCCCGCGAGCTACGGCACGCCGACGGTCTGGCCGGCTCGCTGGCCGCCCGGGTGCGGCTGGCCGGTCAGGTGGTCGCCGAGCGGTTCGCAGTGCCCACCCTGGACGGCGCGGGCGGCACGGTCCGTCCCGAGGACGTCCGCTCGGCGGTGGACCTGCTGACCCCGCTGGCCCGACGTTGCGGCGACGACCTGGAGACCTTCCTGTCGCAGTTGGCCACCGGCGCGGAGGTGGACGCGCTCGACCCGCGCGCCGAGGCGGTCACGCTGCTCACCCTGCACGCCGCGAAGGGCCTGGAGTTCCCGGTGGTCTTCCTGGTCGGCGTCGAGGATGGGCTGCTGCCGCTGCGCTGGCCGGGCTCGGCCCCTGACGAGGACGCCGTCGCCGAGGAGCGTCGGCTGTTCTTCGTCGGCCTGACCCGGGCCCAGGACCGGCTGTACGTGAGTCACGCCGCCCGTCGCACCCGCCACGGCACCGAGCGCGACTGCGCGCCCTCCCCGTTCCTTGGCACCATCGACCCGGGCCTCTTCGAACGCTTCGGCGAAGCCGAACCCCGCCGCCCCAAGGACCGCCAACTCCGCCTGATCTGA
- a CDS encoding prepilin peptidase gives MSAAALVSIALLGALVGLVVPPVSWRFTTPDARSRAFPGRQPVRRPWGEPMVAASVFVGLAVGVGDDPALPVFLAVAAVGLVLARVDLACLRLPDPLVLVAGTLALGGLTAAALLSGTPGRLLGALGGAAVAGVAHVLLAVLPGSRLGFGDVKLAAVLGLPLGWSGRDALLAGLLLPHLLHGGLVLGLLAARKVHRNTLLPLGPALLAGAWLAVLLD, from the coding sequence ATGTCGGCCGCCGCGCTGGTGTCGATCGCGCTGCTCGGTGCGCTGGTCGGCCTCGTCGTACCCCCGGTGTCGTGGCGCTTCACCACGCCGGACGCCCGGTCACGGGCGTTCCCGGGGCGGCAGCCGGTCCGGCGGCCCTGGGGCGAACCGATGGTCGCGGCCAGCGTCTTTGTCGGCCTCGCCGTCGGCGTGGGTGACGACCCGGCGTTGCCGGTCTTCCTGGCGGTCGCGGCGGTCGGTCTGGTGCTGGCCCGGGTCGACCTGGCCTGCCTGCGGCTGCCCGACCCGTTGGTCCTCGTCGCCGGGACGCTGGCCCTTGGTGGTCTGACCGCTGCGGCGCTGCTGTCCGGCACTCCCGGCCGGCTGCTCGGCGCGCTGGGAGGTGCGGCGGTCGCGGGCGTGGCGCACGTGCTGCTGGCAGTGCTGCCCGGCTCCCGGCTGGGTTTCGGGGACGTGAAGCTCGCCGCCGTCCTCGGCCTGCCGCTCGGCTGGTCGGGTCGGGATGCCCTGCTGGCGGGGCTGCTCCTGCCGCATCTGCTGCACGGCGGCCTGGTCCTCGGTCTGCTCGCCGCCCGGAAGGTGCACCGGAACACCCTGCTGCCCCTCGGCCCGGCCCTGCTGGCCGGCGCCTGGCTCGCCGTCCTCCTCGACTAA
- a CDS encoding EamA family transporter — translation MSSPSPSATALGGRRASATPTLIWTALIVVYLLWGSTYLAIRIAVETLPPLLSATLRFAVAGLILAVVLRLRRGPGALRVDRRQLGSAALVGVLLLAGGNGLVVLAESGPPGVAVPSGIAALLVATVPLLVVLLRSATGDRPPIWTFAGVTVGFVGLILLVLPGGGSAAVPLLGALTVVAAAASWSAGSFLSGRIRMPADPFVATVYEMVAGALVLAVVAAGRGELADFHPAEVSTRSWLALVYLMVAGSLVAFTAYVWLLQNAPISLVSTYAYVNPAVAVALGALLVAEPITAQVLLGGAVIVVGVALVVSTERPRRAGTGSRSGATPVRDRQ, via the coding sequence ATGAGCTCACCTTCACCGAGCGCCACGGCCCTCGGCGGCCGTCGCGCCAGCGCCACGCCAACCCTGATCTGGACCGCGTTGATCGTGGTCTACCTGCTCTGGGGGTCGACCTACCTGGCCATCCGGATCGCAGTGGAGACACTGCCTCCGCTGCTGTCGGCCACCCTCCGGTTCGCCGTGGCCGGCCTGATCCTCGCGGTGGTGCTGCGACTGCGTCGAGGTCCCGGCGCGCTGCGGGTGGACCGACGGCAACTCGGCTCGGCCGCGCTGGTCGGGGTGCTCCTGCTCGCTGGTGGCAACGGTCTGGTGGTGCTCGCTGAATCGGGACCGCCGGGGGTTGCGGTGCCGTCCGGGATCGCTGCGCTGTTGGTGGCCACGGTGCCGCTGCTGGTGGTGCTGTTGCGCTCGGCCACCGGGGACCGGCCGCCGATCTGGACGTTCGCCGGGGTCACGGTGGGCTTCGTCGGCCTCATCCTGCTGGTGCTGCCCGGCGGTGGTTCGGCAGCGGTGCCGCTGCTCGGGGCGTTGACAGTGGTGGCGGCGGCCGCCTCGTGGTCGGCCGGGTCGTTCCTGTCCGGACGGATCCGGATGCCCGCCGACCCGTTCGTGGCCACGGTGTACGAGATGGTGGCCGGCGCGCTGGTGCTGGCGGTCGTCGCCGCCGGTCGGGGCGAACTGGCCGACTTCCACCCGGCGGAGGTCAGCACCCGGTCCTGGTTGGCACTGGTTTACCTCATGGTGGCCGGTTCGCTGGTGGCCTTCACCGCGTACGTCTGGTTGCTGCAGAACGCGCCGATCTCGCTGGTGTCGACGTACGCCTACGTGAACCCGGCGGTCGCGGTGGCGCTCGGCGCGTTGCTGGTGGCTGAGCCGATCACCGCACAGGTGCTGCTCGGTGGTGCCGTCATCGTCGTCGGGGTCGCCCTGGTGGTGTCCACCGAACGGCCGCGTCGGGCGGGCACGGGATCACGTTCGGGGGCCACGCCGGTGCGCGACCGCCAGTAA
- a CDS encoding LppU/SCO3897 family protein: MPPVAPVKKTGRNVALIITVVVLLVLCPCLGLAGWAVWKVADAGSDAARTPSTSAPVVPPALPSDAPTSAAPTPDEEFARGDCVVNDGSEDDAELRKVPCGPNTYQVLLRIPATTDGDRCETLAPQATANYVHDNSVDLFDYVLCLKKR; encoded by the coding sequence ATGCCACCCGTTGCGCCGGTGAAGAAGACCGGCCGCAACGTCGCTCTCATCATCACTGTGGTGGTGCTGCTCGTCCTCTGCCCGTGCCTCGGCCTGGCCGGTTGGGCGGTCTGGAAGGTGGCCGACGCTGGCAGCGACGCCGCGCGTACCCCGTCGACGAGCGCCCCGGTCGTGCCACCCGCTCTGCCCAGCGACGCCCCGACGTCGGCCGCGCCGACTCCGGACGAGGAGTTCGCGCGGGGTGACTGCGTGGTGAACGACGGCAGCGAGGACGACGCTGAGCTGCGCAAGGTGCCGTGCGGCCCGAACACCTATCAGGTGCTGCTGCGGATTCCGGCGACCACCGACGGCGACCGGTGCGAGACGCTCGCGCCGCAGGCGACAGCGAACTACGTGCACGACAACTCGGTCGACCTGTTCGACTACGTGCTCTGTCTGAAGAAGCGCTAG
- a CDS encoding ATP-binding protein: MDPVRNPYAPGAGQRPPELAGRGRELDVFDIVLERIARGRPERSLMLTGLRGVGKTVLLNTLRSQAINRLWGSGKIEARPDQSLRRPVAAALHMAVRELAPRHRAPDRIDAFLGVLKAFAQRSTPTGRSGAATKLRDRWQPGIDVPAASGRADSGDIEIDLVELFSDAAAVASDVGTGIAIFIDEMQDLGPEDVSALCAACHELSQLGAPLIVVGAGLPHLPAVLSAAKSYSERLFRYQRIDRLDRIAADRALCAPAEREEVEYEQKALDLLYEKSGGYPYFVQAYGKATWDHAPRSPITAADVRVAAPEAEAELAVGFFGSRFERATPAEREYMRAMAMMSAVEGEPGAVVRDDMDAAVPTAEIARALGRKPASLSPARDALIKKGLIYSGERGTVAFTVPHFGRYLRTQPA; encoded by the coding sequence GTGGATCCGGTCCGCAACCCGTACGCGCCGGGCGCCGGCCAGCGTCCGCCCGAACTCGCCGGGCGGGGGCGGGAGCTCGACGTCTTCGACATCGTGCTCGAGCGCATCGCCCGGGGCCGACCCGAGCGCAGCCTGATGCTCACCGGGCTGCGGGGCGTCGGCAAGACGGTCCTGCTCAACACCCTCCGGTCGCAGGCGATCAACCGACTCTGGGGCAGCGGCAAGATCGAGGCCCGACCGGATCAGTCGCTGCGCCGACCGGTCGCCGCCGCGCTGCACATGGCGGTCCGGGAGCTCGCCCCCCGCCACCGCGCACCAGACCGGATCGACGCGTTCCTCGGCGTCCTCAAGGCGTTCGCCCAGCGGTCCACCCCGACCGGCCGGTCCGGTGCCGCCACCAAACTGCGCGACCGGTGGCAACCCGGCATCGACGTGCCGGCCGCCAGCGGCCGGGCCGACTCCGGCGACATCGAGATCGACCTGGTCGAGCTGTTCAGTGACGCCGCCGCCGTGGCCAGCGACGTCGGCACCGGCATCGCCATCTTCATCGACGAGATGCAGGACCTCGGCCCGGAGGACGTGTCCGCGCTCTGCGCCGCCTGTCACGAGCTGTCCCAGCTCGGCGCGCCGCTGATCGTCGTCGGCGCCGGCCTTCCGCACCTGCCGGCCGTGCTCAGCGCCGCCAAGTCGTACTCCGAGCGGTTGTTCCGCTATCAACGCATCGACCGGCTCGACCGGATCGCCGCCGACCGGGCGCTCTGCGCGCCCGCCGAGCGCGAGGAGGTCGAGTACGAGCAGAAGGCACTTGACCTGCTCTACGAGAAGTCCGGCGGCTACCCCTACTTCGTGCAGGCGTACGGCAAGGCGACCTGGGATCATGCGCCGCGTTCGCCGATCACCGCGGCCGACGTGCGGGTCGCGGCGCCCGAGGCGGAGGCCGAACTGGCGGTCGGGTTCTTCGGGTCCCGGTTCGAACGGGCCACTCCCGCCGAACGCGAGTACATGCGCGCGATGGCCATGATGTCAGCGGTCGAGGGCGAGCCCGGCGCGGTGGTCCGCGACGACATGGACGCCGCGGTGCCCACCGCGGAGATCGCCCGTGCCCTGGGTCGCAAACCGGCCAGCCTTTCCCCAGCCCGGGACGCGCTCATCAAGAAGGGCTTGATCTACTCCGGGGAACGGGGCACTGTCGCCTTCACGGTCCCGCACTTCGGCCGGTACCTGCGGACCCAGCCGGCCTGA
- a CDS encoding GNAT family N-acetyltransferase, with protein MTTLRLRPEDPADAGPVRRVLAAAFARPDVATPPEVSLVDELRDTTAWLPELAMIAEYGGEVVGYALLTRVRLRPERGSDVPALALGPVAVAPHRQRVGHGTAVVQAALDASTELGERLVVVLGAPAFYRRFGFGPASELGLTGPWAGLGEPWQALVLPPSTSEEGTPPRGEVLFPAPWSKV; from the coding sequence GTGACCACGCTGCGGCTACGCCCCGAGGACCCGGCCGACGCCGGCCCGGTCCGCCGCGTCCTGGCCGCCGCCTTCGCCCGCCCGGACGTGGCGACGCCACCGGAGGTCAGCCTGGTCGACGAGCTGCGCGACACCACCGCCTGGTTGCCGGAACTGGCCATGATCGCCGAGTACGGCGGTGAGGTCGTCGGTTACGCGCTGCTCACGAGGGTGCGGCTGCGGCCGGAGCGGGGCTCGGACGTGCCCGCCCTGGCGCTCGGCCCGGTGGCGGTCGCACCGCACCGACAGCGAGTCGGGCACGGCACGGCGGTCGTGCAGGCCGCCCTGGACGCCTCCACCGAGCTGGGCGAGCGGCTCGTCGTCGTCCTCGGCGCCCCGGCCTTCTACCGCCGGTTCGGGTTCGGCCCGGCGAGTGAGCTGGGCCTGACCGGCCCGTGGGCCGGCCTCGGTGAGCCCTGGCAGGCGCTGGTGCTGCCGCCGTCCACCAGCGAGGAGGGCACGCCGCCGCGCGGTGAGGTGCTCTTTCCGGCGCCCTGGTCGAAGGTCTGA
- a CDS encoding DoxX family protein encodes MTPVRSLARAMLSGIFVVSGYRNFRAPGRLAVAAKPVTDKVAPVLKKAHPSFPTETETLIRLNAAVQVSAGLMLATGRFSRPAALVLAGTLVPVTIAGHPFWNNDDPIAKNNNQIHVLKNLGLLGGLLLAAADTGGKPGLRWRTGHRIGHSRRSMQRAVRTARREARIAVRSASTARRLPG; translated from the coding sequence ATGACGCCCGTACGCTCCCTCGCCCGCGCCATGCTGAGCGGCATCTTCGTGGTCAGCGGGTATCGCAACTTCCGCGCCCCCGGCCGGCTGGCGGTGGCCGCGAAACCGGTGACCGACAAGGTCGCACCCGTGCTGAAGAAGGCGCACCCGAGCTTCCCCACCGAGACCGAGACGTTGATCCGGCTCAACGCGGCCGTGCAGGTCAGCGCGGGTCTGATGCTGGCTACCGGCCGGTTCAGTCGGCCGGCGGCGCTGGTCCTCGCCGGCACGCTGGTGCCGGTGACCATCGCCGGGCATCCCTTCTGGAACAACGACGACCCGATCGCCAAGAACAACAACCAGATTCACGTCCTGAAGAACCTCGGGCTCCTCGGCGGTCTGCTGCTCGCCGCGGCGGACACCGGCGGCAAGCCCGGTCTGCGGTGGCGGACGGGTCATCGCATCGGCCACTCTCGACGTTCCATGCAACGTGCCGTCCGGACGGCCCGACGCGAGGCCCGCATCGCCGTCCGCTCGGCGTCCACCGCACGTCGACTTCCCGGCTGA
- a CDS encoding glycosyltransferase 87 family protein — protein MPTAVGRRADRLAPIQRVTRGIDRVTRGIDRRNVVRGAIVAAVAYAAWLAIGTFGRPYNFFDMKIYHGAVVWWASGHELYEFIAPGTTLGFTYPPFAGLVMLPMAQLPIGAAGMVNAAASIAALALVLAGLLRPIVDRLGWPLWFTVAVAVPLAVAIEPARETLGYGQVNILLFALIMADLIGLRWRSRRGTHYAATDGPLLRFIYGGAWAGAGIGLATAVKLTPALFIAYLLITRQWRVAATAIGTTIGVTVATFAIVGDESRTYFGSVLWQTERVGAADMTPNQSLAGLLARLYDSIETPGLLWLAFSVLVLALGLSRAASSRADGDELTAFTLVGLTANVISPISWTHHLVWVIPAIIVLADAAVRRREASRGMPQRTGQGPVFGGLPGVNGLRPPIWYPTLTGLRHGVAAIGLYLLFLISPIWPYEHQLPEMSHYQDGLFGALMENSLALALIVLVAALPWRPGAEPAFYGDRLARAVVVNGHR, from the coding sequence ATGCCGACGGCTGTCGGTAGACGGGCGGACCGCCTCGCCCCAATCCAACGTGTGACACGCGGGATCGACCGCGTGACGCGCGGGATCGATCGCAGGAACGTCGTACGGGGCGCCATCGTGGCCGCCGTCGCCTATGCCGCATGGCTCGCCATCGGCACCTTCGGGCGGCCGTACAACTTCTTCGACATGAAGATCTACCACGGTGCCGTGGTGTGGTGGGCGAGCGGTCACGAGCTCTACGAGTTCATCGCGCCCGGAACAACCCTGGGTTTCACCTACCCACCCTTCGCCGGGTTGGTCATGCTGCCGATGGCGCAGCTGCCGATCGGCGCGGCCGGCATGGTCAACGCCGCCGCCAGCATCGCCGCGTTGGCGCTGGTGCTGGCCGGGCTGCTCCGACCCATCGTGGACCGGCTGGGGTGGCCGCTGTGGTTCACGGTGGCCGTGGCGGTGCCCCTCGCGGTCGCCATCGAGCCGGCCCGGGAGACGCTCGGCTACGGCCAGGTCAACATCCTGCTCTTCGCCCTGATCATGGCTGACCTGATCGGCCTCCGCTGGCGGTCCCGCCGGGGCACCCACTACGCCGCCACCGACGGCCCGCTGTTGCGCTTCATCTACGGCGGGGCCTGGGCCGGGGCCGGTATCGGCCTCGCCACCGCGGTCAAGCTCACCCCGGCGCTGTTCATCGCGTACCTGCTGATCACCCGTCAGTGGCGGGTGGCTGCCACCGCCATCGGCACCACGATCGGCGTGACGGTGGCGACCTTCGCGATCGTCGGTGACGAGTCGCGGACCTACTTCGGCAGCGTGCTGTGGCAGACCGAACGGGTCGGCGCGGCCGACATGACTCCCAACCAGTCCCTCGCCGGTCTGCTCGCCCGGCTGTACGACTCGATCGAGACCCCGGGGCTGCTGTGGCTGGCCTTCTCGGTCCTGGTCCTGGCGCTGGGCCTGTCCCGGGCGGCCAGTTCCCGCGCCGACGGTGACGAGCTGACCGCCTTCACGCTTGTCGGTCTCACCGCGAACGTGATCAGCCCGATCTCCTGGACGCACCACCTGGTCTGGGTGATCCCGGCGATCATCGTGCTGGCCGACGCCGCCGTACGTCGCCGCGAGGCGAGCCGGGGGATGCCGCAGCGCACCGGCCAGGGGCCGGTCTTCGGCGGTCTACCCGGGGTCAACGGGCTACGGCCGCCGATCTGGTACCCGACGCTGACCGGGCTCCGCCACGGCGTCGCCGCGATCGGGCTCTACCTGCTCTTCCTGATCTCGCCGATCTGGCCGTACGAACACCAACTGCCGGAGATGTCGCACTACCAGGACGGCCTGTTCGGTGCACTGATGGAGAACTCGCTGGCGCTCGCGCTGATCGTGCTGGTCGCCGCGCTGCCCTGGCGCCCCGGCGCGGAGCCGGCGTTCTACGGCGACCGGCTCGCCAGGGCAGTGGTGGTCAACGGCCACCGCTGA